Proteins co-encoded in one Flavobacterium fluviale genomic window:
- a CDS encoding acyl-CoA dehydrogenase family protein: MKNTKLQAFAPLFYLVWSDDLLTQKEFSKLQEFINSLAVLSEEEKQYLLSKADISNPPSRNELKQWKLDIEKSIQDKSSIKSIFDIAKALSGGELDLTPIESDVVKLENDLGILGEEALQNFKTKAGSFTADTHTNATFDIQKITKILDGKEAAIIEKVKSVISRPEFAYETSTDINVFRETVYKWCKILADENLGNMAYPKRYGGGENIADYFAIMETLSYHDLSLVIKFGVQFGLWGMSVQSLGTEKHYAKYLQDIGSLKLPGCFAMTETHHGSNVKGLETTATYNHNDQTFTIHTPYKNAQKEYIGNAAVHGQMATVFAKLIIDDHDYGVNAFVVPLRDPNGKVVEGVTIGDCGHKMGLNGVDNGTISFDNVVIPKENMLDRFASVNEKGEFESPIPSDNRRFFTMLGTLVGGRIGIPRSALAAAKSGLTIAIRYSDQRRQFGPEGGSEVSILNYRMHQRRLLPHLAKTYAVHFALQYLTKRFLNKTENEMQEIEALAAGMKSYSTWSTRDILQECREACGGKGYLSENRIDALKNDTEIYTTFEGDNTVLMQLVAKNRLSEFRKTFGEMGSLGIINYVYENARTAITEKNPIATRKTDDEHLLDGEFHLQAFVHREKTILASAARRIKKLVDGGLEAYDAFNVVQHQMIDVAQAYLERVVLEQFQLAINEIEDEESKTILTKLSQLFALSQIEKNKAWYLEDGYMEAVKTKAVRKMVNQLCWDIRPDAVALVNAFDIPESCLAAPIAV; encoded by the coding sequence ATGAAAAATACCAAACTTCAAGCCTTTGCACCATTATTTTACTTAGTATGGTCAGATGATTTACTGACACAAAAAGAATTTTCAAAACTTCAGGAATTTATTAATTCACTGGCAGTTTTATCAGAAGAAGAAAAACAATATCTTCTTTCTAAAGCAGATATTTCAAATCCGCCTTCGCGAAATGAACTCAAACAATGGAAATTGGACATTGAAAAAAGTATTCAGGATAAATCTTCTATCAAATCGATTTTCGATATTGCAAAGGCATTATCTGGTGGTGAATTAGATTTGACGCCAATTGAATCTGATGTTGTAAAACTAGAAAATGATTTAGGAATTTTAGGCGAAGAAGCACTTCAGAATTTCAAAACCAAAGCAGGTTCTTTTACCGCAGATACTCATACCAATGCCACTTTCGATATTCAGAAAATTACCAAAATTTTAGACGGAAAAGAGGCTGCAATTATAGAGAAAGTAAAGTCAGTTATTTCTAGACCTGAATTTGCGTATGAAACTTCTACCGATATCAATGTTTTTAGGGAGACGGTTTATAAATGGTGCAAAATTCTAGCCGATGAAAATCTGGGAAATATGGCTTACCCCAAAAGATATGGCGGAGGCGAAAATATAGCCGATTATTTTGCAATTATGGAAACGCTGAGTTATCATGATTTAAGTTTGGTCATAAAATTTGGTGTTCAGTTTGGATTGTGGGGAATGAGTGTTCAGTCGTTAGGAACAGAAAAACATTACGCCAAATATTTACAAGACATTGGTTCACTAAAACTTCCAGGATGTTTTGCCATGACCGAAACACATCATGGATCGAACGTAAAGGGATTGGAAACAACAGCCACTTACAATCATAACGATCAGACTTTTACAATTCATACGCCTTATAAAAATGCACAAAAAGAATATATTGGCAACGCAGCAGTTCACGGACAAATGGCAACTGTTTTTGCAAAACTAATTATTGATGATCATGATTATGGTGTAAATGCATTTGTTGTTCCATTACGCGATCCAAATGGAAAGGTTGTAGAAGGTGTTACGATTGGCGATTGCGGTCATAAAATGGGATTAAATGGTGTTGATAACGGAACCATTAGTTTCGACAACGTTGTAATTCCGAAAGAAAATATGCTCGATCGTTTTGCTTCTGTAAATGAAAAAGGAGAATTCGAAAGTCCGATTCCAAGTGATAACAGAAGATTTTTCACCATGTTAGGAACTTTGGTAGGAGGAAGAATAGGAATTCCGCGTTCGGCTTTGGCGGCAGCTAAATCTGGGTTAACAATTGCCATTCGCTATAGCGATCAAAGAAGACAATTTGGACCAGAAGGCGGATCTGAAGTGTCAATTTTAAACTACAGAATGCATCAGCGCAGATTGTTGCCTCATTTAGCTAAAACTTATGCAGTTCATTTTGCACTTCAATATTTGACGAAAAGGTTTTTAAACAAAACAGAAAACGAAATGCAGGAAATCGAAGCACTTGCTGCAGGGATGAAATCGTATTCGACTTGGAGTACCAGAGATATTCTGCAAGAATGCCGTGAAGCCTGTGGTGGAAAAGGATATTTGTCTGAAAATCGAATTGATGCCTTAAAAAATGATACTGAAATTTATACAACTTTTGAAGGTGATAATACAGTTTTAATGCAGTTGGTAGCCAAAAATCGTTTGTCTGAATTCAGAAAAACATTTGGCGAAATGGGTTCTCTGGGCATTATTAATTATGTTTATGAAAATGCCAGAACAGCAATTACAGAGAAAAATCCGATTGCAACTCGCAAAACAGATGACGAACATCTGCTGGACGGCGAATTTCATTTGCAGGCTTTTGTCCATCGGGAAAAAACAATTCTGGCGTCTGCGGCCCGACGTATTAAAAAATTAGTTGATGGAGGCTTAGAAGCTTATGATGCGTTTAATGTCGTACAGCATCAAATGATAGATGTTGCTCAAGCCTATCTAGAAAGAGTAGTTCTGGAACAATTTCAACTTGCAATAAATGAAATTGAAGATGAAGAGTCTAAAACAATTTTAACAAAATTGAGTCAATTATTTGCACTTTCGCAGATTGAAAAAAATAAAGCTTGGTATTTAGAAGACGGTTATATGGAAGCAGTAAAAACAAAAGCTGTCCGTAAAATGGTTAATCAGCTTTGCTGGGACATTCGTCCAGATGCTGTAGCTTTGGTTAATGCATTTGATATTCCTGAAAGCTGTTTAGCGGCGCCAATCGCTGTATAA
- a CDS encoding bestrophin family protein: protein MLLKKRIPMKYVLGKIKVEIVLVLAYTVVFEIFHHYFVTLPVDIPIAIPTMIGTIISLLLAFKSNQAYDRWWEARIVWGAVVNDSRTLIRQVLTFYKDPDFSVEASEFKENFAKRQIAWCYSLGQSLRNKDAVEPLEGLMSDEEIRYIKNHQNVPNAILMLHARDLRNAKNDKKINTYQQVEIDNTLSRLCDEMGKCERIKNTIFPTTYSMYIRLTLCLFILLLPFGLTSVLSWFAIPLITAIGGAFFLIERMAIHLQDPFENRPTDTPVTTIANTIEKNIKQMLNEYQSEFDILNEFELNDEPKIVEKGAYFVL from the coding sequence ATGTTATTAAAGAAAAGAATACCAATGAAGTACGTTCTCGGGAAAATTAAAGTCGAAATTGTTCTGGTATTAGCGTATACCGTAGTATTTGAAATATTTCACCATTACTTTGTTACACTTCCTGTAGATATTCCAATTGCGATTCCAACTATGATTGGAACGATTATTTCACTTTTGCTTGCGTTTAAGTCCAATCAGGCATACGATAGATGGTGGGAAGCAAGAATTGTTTGGGGAGCCGTTGTCAACGATTCCAGAACATTAATTCGTCAGGTTTTGACGTTTTACAAAGATCCAGATTTTTCTGTTGAAGCCAGTGAATTCAAAGAAAATTTTGCCAAAAGACAGATTGCATGGTGTTATAGTTTAGGGCAGTCACTGCGAAATAAAGACGCCGTAGAACCATTGGAAGGATTAATGAGTGATGAAGAAATACGATACATTAAAAATCATCAAAATGTTCCTAATGCAATTTTAATGCTTCATGCAAGAGATCTTAGAAATGCTAAAAATGACAAGAAAATCAATACTTACCAACAGGTAGAAATCGATAATACTCTGTCTAGACTATGTGATGAAATGGGAAAATGTGAAAGAATTAAAAACACCATATTTCCAACAACATACAGTATGTACATTCGATTGACATTGTGTTTGTTTATTTTATTACTGCCTTTCGGGCTAACAAGTGTTTTGAGCTGGTTTGCGATTCCGTTGATCACAGCAATTGGAGGAGCTTTCTTTTTGATCGAAAGAATGGCGATTCATTTGCAGGATCCATTTGAAAACAGACCAACAGATACGCCTGTTACCACTATTGCAAATACAATAGAAAAAAATATAAAACAAATGCTGAATGAATACCAAAGCGAATTTGATATTCTAAACGAATTTGAATTGAACGACGAACCTAAAATAGTCGAAAAAGGCGCTTATTTCGTCTTATAG
- a CDS encoding DUF6377 domain-containing protein, translating into MKKYFLFLLIFTVSFPISALEKDTDAILKELNDAIKNKQQYVKIKEERILNFKKLKSENLSKEQQYNYNKTLYFEYQKLNSDSAIQYVKKNLKIAEELQDQELFNLAQLQLVTLYSSSGKYRESEALLKSINKKNLTVSLLPNYYISYREFFEHYAANSDNREYRKQIGKYRDSLLSVLNPNTLEYQINRIQQDIFINKKSEKPKKELLSLLHKIKEEDPQYAMITYLLGKISEAHNQLEERKKYYALSATSDIKNANKDNASLQELALVFYEIGDVDMAYKLTQSAIEDALYCNVQFRTLLMSEVYSIINTVYLEREAQRKSDLQIYLLCISLLSLFLLVAIIYVYKQMKKVSRIRTELYETSQKLAELNKDITETNSQLQESNLQLSESNLVKEEYIAHFFNLCSTYINKLENYRIILNKKATAKQFDEIYKILKSTTLVDNELEELYKNFDIIFLNLYPTFVKDFNALLIPEEQIVLKQNELLNTELRIFALIRLGITDSVKIAAFLRYSLSTIYNYRTRARNKAAVSRNDFEEMVMKIGSISLKV; encoded by the coding sequence TTGAAAAAATATTTTTTATTTCTCTTAATTTTTACAGTAAGCTTTCCAATTTCTGCATTGGAGAAAGATACAGATGCCATTCTAAAGGAACTGAATGATGCAATAAAAAATAAGCAGCAGTATGTTAAAATTAAGGAAGAAAGAATCCTTAACTTCAAGAAATTAAAGTCTGAAAATCTTAGTAAAGAGCAGCAGTACAATTACAATAAAACGCTATATTTTGAATATCAAAAATTAAACTCAGATTCGGCGATTCAATATGTAAAAAAGAATCTTAAAATCGCAGAAGAACTTCAAGATCAAGAACTGTTTAATTTGGCGCAACTGCAATTGGTAACACTTTATTCATCTTCAGGAAAATACCGCGAATCCGAAGCCCTTTTAAAAAGTATAAACAAAAAGAATCTGACAGTTTCATTGCTTCCCAATTACTATATTTCGTATAGGGAGTTTTTTGAACATTACGCGGCGAATAGTGACAATCGCGAATATAGAAAACAGATTGGAAAATATAGAGATTCGCTGTTAAGTGTTTTAAATCCAAATACTTTAGAATATCAAATTAATAGAATTCAGCAGGATATTTTTATCAATAAAAAGTCAGAAAAGCCCAAAAAGGAATTACTCAGTTTGCTTCATAAAATAAAAGAAGAAGATCCGCAATATGCAATGATTACTTATTTGCTGGGCAAAATTTCTGAAGCTCATAATCAATTAGAAGAAAGAAAAAAATACTACGCACTTTCTGCCACTTCCGATATAAAAAATGCCAATAAAGATAATGCTTCACTGCAGGAATTGGCTTTGGTTTTTTATGAAATTGGAGATGTTGACATGGCATATAAATTGACACAATCTGCTATTGAAGATGCTCTTTATTGTAATGTTCAATTTAGAACGCTCTTAATGTCAGAAGTGTATTCGATCATTAATACGGTTTATTTAGAGCGCGAGGCACAACGAAAAAGCGATTTGCAAATTTATCTGCTTTGCATAAGTCTGCTTTCATTGTTTTTATTGGTTGCCATTATTTACGTTTACAAGCAGATGAAGAAGGTTTCGAGAATTCGAACAGAGCTTTACGAAACGAGTCAGAAATTAGCAGAATTAAACAAAGATATTACCGAAACAAACAGTCAGCTTCAAGAAAGTAATCTGCAGTTATCTGAATCTAATTTAGTTAAAGAAGAATATATTGCACATTTCTTTAATCTTTGCTCGACTTACATTAATAAACTGGAAAATTATCGCATTATCCTCAACAAGAAAGCAACTGCGAAACAGTTTGATGAAATTTATAAAATTTTAAAGTCAACTACTTTGGTTGATAATGAGTTAGAAGAATTATACAAGAATTTCGATATTATTTTCCTAAACCTATATCCAACATTTGTAAAAGATTTTAATGCGTTATTAATTCCAGAAGAGCAGATTGTTCTCAAACAAAATGAATTATTAAATACCGAACTTCGAATTTTTGCACTTATAAGACTCGGAATCACTGATAGTGTAAAAATCGCCGCATTTCTTCGTTACTCTTTAAGCACAATTTACAACTACAGAACTCGTGCGCGAAATAAAGCCGCCGTTTCACGAAACGATTTCGAAGAAATGGTTATGAAAATTGGTTCAATATCATTGAAAGTATAG
- a CDS encoding EamA family transporter — MKTTKYYIAAITAYTIWGFFSLVLRPIHDYPSLDILFFRVFSCSILMLLIALLFKRKKIKETIEIFKAMPKSEKRKSILLNIGGSAFLMGNWFTFIYVMNHVSVKATSLAYLVCPILTTLLAYFILHEKLSKTQWISVGLSISGCLILSYADIMDMFFSIIIGLTYAAYLVSQRANKGFDKFVVLTFHITLAALFLVPFYPSYGGPIPTEFKFYFCIETIAILFTIVPLFLNLYALSGINSSTVGMLLNINPMIAFGLAAFVFKENITALQITSYAIIFIAVLVFNSHHIFAIKQKWTAISKGS, encoded by the coding sequence GTGAAAACAACAAAATATTACATAGCAGCTATTACCGCTTATACTATATGGGGATTTTTTAGTTTGGTTTTAAGACCAATACATGATTATCCTTCATTAGATATTCTTTTCTTCCGCGTTTTCAGCTGTAGTATTTTGATGCTTTTAATTGCTTTATTATTTAAAAGAAAGAAAATTAAAGAGACGATTGAAATCTTTAAGGCAATGCCGAAATCAGAAAAAAGAAAATCGATTTTACTGAATATCGGAGGGAGTGCATTTTTAATGGGTAATTGGTTTACATTCATTTACGTAATGAATCATGTAAGTGTAAAAGCAACTTCTCTGGCGTATTTGGTTTGTCCTATTTTGACAACATTGCTCGCGTATTTTATCCTGCACGAAAAGCTGTCAAAGACACAATGGATTTCGGTTGGATTAAGTATTTCGGGCTGTTTAATACTGTCTTATGCCGATATTATGGATATGTTTTTCAGCATCATTATTGGTTTAACATATGCTGCTTATTTAGTCAGCCAGCGCGCTAATAAAGGTTTTGATAAATTTGTTGTATTAACGTTTCATATTACATTGGCTGCCTTGTTTTTAGTGCCATTTTATCCAAGTTATGGAGGACCGATTCCAACAGAATTTAAATTTTATTTCTGTATAGAAACAATCGCAATCTTATTTACAATTGTACCGCTTTTCCTGAATTTGTACGCACTTTCTGGAATCAATTCTTCAACAGTTGGAATGTTGCTAAACATCAATCCGATGATTGCATTTGGATTGGCAGCCTTTGTTTTTAAAGAAAATATTACTGCTTTGCAAATTACATCTTATGCAATTATTTTTATTGCAGTGTTAGTTTTTAATTCACATCATATTTTTGCAATAAAGCAAAAATGGACCGCAATATCCAAAGGCTCTTAA
- a CDS encoding aminotransferase-like domain-containing protein: MKNSNYLYLQFADRIEKQIKSGVLSVGDKLPSIREVCAETGYSMSTVSKAYYEVESRSLIESRPQSGYYVSNISARIIAEPSSSSPILSVENIEREDLVDLVYGDMRKKDLTMLSLGFPSNELLPIAKLNKGMVQAMRQLPNSGTSYEEIQGNSNLRKEIARWSFTWGGSLTEDDIITTPGCISAISDCLLTLTKPGDTIITESPVYFGILQLARSLGLYVMELPTNMTTGIELEAVKKTLASNKVKACVLMSNFSNPSGSMMPNEHKQEIVRLMDFYNVPLIEDDLHSDLYFGASRPSSCKTYDESGIVLCCSSVSKTLAPGYRVGWVSPGKFKKEILRTKLYHTISNPTITHEVVGDFLKNGRYENHLRKIRQILNRNCTNYINTILESFPAGTKVSQPQGGFFLWVELDKKIDTAAFYHLALKHNISIAPGRIFSFQNQFSNCMRLSFGLPWSNELRTAIQTLGRLAKTQL, encoded by the coding sequence ATGAAAAACTCCAATTACTTATACCTGCAGTTTGCTGACCGAATTGAAAAACAAATAAAATCTGGCGTTTTAAGTGTTGGTGATAAACTGCCTTCTATTCGAGAAGTCTGCGCCGAAACTGGCTACAGCATGAGCACAGTAAGCAAAGCTTATTATGAGGTTGAAAGCCGTTCTTTAATTGAATCAAGACCCCAGTCTGGTTATTATGTGAGTAACATTTCGGCAAGAATTATTGCAGAACCTTCTTCGAGTTCACCAATCCTGAGCGTTGAAAACATTGAGCGTGAAGATTTGGTCGATCTGGTTTATGGAGACATGCGTAAAAAAGATCTTACAATGCTTTCACTCGGATTTCCATCAAATGAATTGCTGCCCATTGCAAAACTGAATAAAGGAATGGTTCAAGCAATGCGTCAGCTGCCTAACAGCGGCACTAGTTATGAGGAAATTCAGGGAAATAGTAATTTGCGTAAAGAAATCGCACGATGGTCTTTTACTTGGGGCGGTTCTTTGACAGAAGATGATATTATTACAACTCCTGGCTGTATTTCAGCTATTTCAGATTGTTTACTAACTTTGACTAAACCTGGAGATACAATTATTACAGAAAGTCCCGTATATTTTGGTATTCTGCAGCTGGCGAGATCTTTAGGATTGTATGTAATGGAGCTTCCAACCAACATGACAACTGGAATTGAACTGGAAGCCGTAAAAAAAACACTTGCATCTAATAAGGTTAAAGCGTGTGTACTAATGAGTAATTTTAGTAATCCGTCTGGCAGTATGATGCCGAATGAGCATAAACAGGAGATTGTTCGTTTAATGGATTTTTATAATGTTCCTTTAATAGAAGATGATCTTCACAGTGATTTGTATTTTGGCGCAAGCCGACCTTCGAGCTGTAAGACGTATGATGAGAGCGGTATTGTACTTTGCTGCAGTTCGGTTTCTAAAACTTTGGCGCCGGGCTATCGTGTGGGATGGGTTTCTCCTGGGAAATTTAAAAAAGAAATTCTAAGAACCAAGCTGTATCACACCATTTCTAATCCTACCATAACCCACGAAGTTGTCGGCGATTTTCTAAAAAATGGCCGATACGAGAATCATCTTCGCAAAATACGCCAGATTTTAAATCGTAACTGTACCAATTATATCAATACCATTTTAGAATCTTTTCCTGCTGGAACAAAGGTGAGCCAGCCTCAAGGCGGTTTTTTTCTTTGGGTAGAATTAGACAAAAAAATAGATACTGCGGCTTTTTATCATCTTGCTTTGAAACACAATATCAGCATTGCGCCTGGGAGAATTTTTTCTTTTCAAAATCAATTTTCGAATTGTATGCGCTTGAGTTTTGGACTTCCTTGGTCAAACGAGCTGCGAACGGCTATACAAACTCTCGGCAGACTGGCAAAAACACAATTATAG